In Anser cygnoides isolate HZ-2024a breed goose chromosome 31, Taihu_goose_T2T_genome, whole genome shotgun sequence, the following are encoded in one genomic region:
- the LOC136787783 gene encoding bromodomain-containing protein DDB_G0280777-like, which yields MRVQVLALIRYRIFVNIIMWLLPARKQLSLAYCELQLLQPLQLQLLQPLQLQLLQPLQLQLLQPLQLQLLQPLQLQLLQPLQLQLLQPLQLQLLQPLQLQLLQPFRLLQPLQLQLLQPLQLQLLQPLQLQLLQPLQLLQPFQFQLLQPLQLQLLQPLQLQLLQPLQLQLLQLFRLLQPLQLQLLQPLQLQLLQPLQLQLLQPLQLLQPLRLQLLQPLRLQLLQPFRLLQPFRLLQPLQLQLLQPLQLQLLQLFRLLQPLQLQPLQPLQLQLLQPFRLLQPFRLLQPFQLQLLQPLQLLQPFRLLQPLQLQLLQPLQLQLLQPFQLLQPLQLQLLQPLQLQPLQPLQLQLLQPLQLQLLQPLQLQPLQPLQLLQLPQLVQLLPLLWLGQRNEL from the exons atgcgtgtgcaggttcttgccctg aTTCGTTACCGTATCTTTGTCAACATTATtatgtggctgctgccagccaggaagcAGTTGTCGTTAGCGTATTGTGAA ctccagctcctgcagccgctccagctgcagctcctgcagccgctccagctgcagctcctgcagccgctccagctgcagctcctgcagccgctccagctgcagctcctgcagccgctccagctccagctcctgcagccgctccagctgcagctcctgcagccgctccagctccagctcctgcagccgctccagctccagctcctgcagccgttccggctcctgcagccgctccagctccagctcctgcagccgctccagctccagctcctgcagccgctccagctccagctcctgcagccgctccagctcctgcagccgttccagttccagctcctgcagccgctccagctccagctcctgcagccgctccagctccagctcctgcagccgctccagctccagctcctgcagctgttccggctcctgcagccactccagctccagctcctgcagccgctccagctccagctcctgcagccgctccagctccagctcctgcagccgctccagctcctgcagccgctccggctccagctcctgcagccgctccggctccagctcctgcagccgttccggctcctgcagccgttccggctcctgcagccgctccagctccagctcctgcagccgctccagctccagctcctgcagctgttccggctcctgcagccactccagctccagcccctgcagccactccagctccagctcctgcagccgttccggctcctgcagccgttccggctcctgcagccgttccagctccagctcctgcagccgctccagctcctgcagccgttccggctcctgcagccgctccagctccagctcctgcagccgctccagctccagctcctgcagccgttccagctcctgcagccgctccagctccagctcctgcagccgctccagctccagcccctgcagccgctccagctgcagctcctgcagccgctccagctccagctcctgcagccgctccagctccagcccctgcagccgctccagctcctgcagctgccccagctcgtgcagctgctcccactcctgtggctgggtcagagaaacgagctgtag